In Caldisericia bacterium, the genomic stretch TCCTGATAGATATGATCGATCCGGTCGGTATTGAAGGTGCTGGCCCGACGGATGAGGCCGTGGACTTCATAGCCCTTGGCCAGCAAGAGCTCAGCTAAATAGGAACCGTCCTGGCCGGTTATTCCCGTGATCAATGCTTTCTTCATGGTTTCTCTCTCCCCCAGTGAAATAAAACATCCTCAGCTTTCTGCAGCGAGAGCAAGGTTTTTCAAGGAGACCTTTCCCTCCTTAATCCCTGGGACCAACTCACTTGCATCTAGCACCTCGATCGCTACAATGCGTTCTCCTGGTCCGATGTCCACGGCCACCTGATCGTTAAGGCGGATCACCTCACACTCTACCCTCTCTTTAACAAACCGGATGGTTAGGGCGTCAACG encodes the following:
- a CDS encoding DUF2283 domain-containing protein: MEIVYDPSVDALTIRFVKERVECEVIRLNDQVAVDIGPGERIVAIEVLDASELVPGIKEGKVSLKNLALAAES